From the Pseudomonadales bacterium genome, the window TACCGGACACAGGGCACATTTCGGGCGGCTGCGCGTGCAAACGGTTGCCCCTAAATCCATCATCACTTGCGTGTAAGCCCGGCTGCGCGAGCTTGGCGTTAGGCTTTCGGCAGCCTGCCACAGCGCTTTCAAGGTTTGTGTCTGGCCTGGCCAACCGGCTATGCCCTGATGGCGCGCCAATACACGTTTTACATTGCCATCCAGAATAGCCGCTGGCTGCTGAAACGCCAGCGAGCGAATCGCCGCCGCAGTCGAACGGCCAACACCTGGCAGCCGCTCTAGCTCAGCCTGTTCTGAGGGGAATTCACCGGCAAATTCCTGGCAAACCATGATCGCTGCACGATGCAGATTTTTGGCGCGGCTATAGTAGCCAAGCCCTGCCCACAGCGCTAACACTTGCTCTAAATCAGCATTGGCTAAATCTTGCACGGTGGGAAAGCGTGCAGTGAAGCGCGTAAAATAATCGATCACCGTCGTCACTTGGGTTTGCTGCAACATGATTTCTGACAACCATACCCGGTAGGGGGTGATCGCCTGCTGCCAGGGCAAATCTTTGCGTCCGTGCTGGTCATACCAAGCTAATACGCGCGCACTAAAACTGGTCTGCATACAGTGTCTCTGCAATCAATTGCGCCAGCGCAAAACTGGCAGTTAAACCCGGCGACTCTATACCCGCCAGACAAACAAGCCCCGCCA encodes:
- the mutY gene encoding A/G-specific adenine glycosylase; this encodes MQTSFSARVLAWYDQHGRKDLPWQQAITPYRVWLSEIMLQQTQVTTVIDYFTRFTARFPTVQDLANADLEQVLALWAGLGYYSRAKNLHRAAIMVCQEFAGEFPSEQAELERLPGVGRSTAAAIRSLAFQQPAAILDGNVKRVLARHQGIAGWPGQTQTLKALWQAAESLTPSSRSRAYTQVMMDLGATVCTRSRPKCALCPVQHDCIALADDVIDQLPGKKPKKTLPVKTTQMLYIEYQSALWLE